The Candidatus Nanopelagicales bacterium nucleotide sequence GATCGTGGCGACCGAGCGGATTCTGAACAAGATCGACATCGCCACCAACAGCAAGACCCTCGGCACCGTGGCGGCCGGTGGGTTCGTGTGGCATACGACCGGGTCGGGCAAGACGCTGACGTCGTTCAAGTCCGCGCAACTGGCCTCGCGGGTGCCGGGTGTGGACAAGGTCCTGTTCGTGGTGGACCGCAAGGATCTGGACTACCAGACCATGCGCGAATACGACCGGTTCGAAAAGGGGGCCGCGAACTCCAACACCTCTACCGCTGTGTTGAAGCGGCAGTTGGAAGACCCGAACGCGCGGATCATCATCACCACGATCCAGAAACTCGCGACGTTCATCACCGCAAACGCCGGCCACGAGATCTACAGCGGGCATGTCGTGATCATCTTCGACGAGTGCCATCGGTCCCAGTTCGGCGACATGCACACCGCCATCACCAAGGCGTTCATGCGGTACAACCTGTTCGGGTTCACCGGGACTCCGATCTTCACCACCAACGCCGCGACGAGCGGTAATCCGAAGTTGCGCACCACTGCCCAGGCGTTCGGCTGCTACTGGCATGGCGACCCGATCAACTGCCCGCCGACGCCGCACCAGATGGCGATCCACACCTACACGATCGTGGATGCCATCAACGACAAGAACGTCCTGCCGTTCCGCATCGACTACGTCAACACGATCAAGGTGCCCGAGGCGCTGCCGGGGGCCGATCGGCAGGTGGCGGCCATCGACACCGAGCGGGCCCTGCTGGACCCGCAACGCCTGCGGCAGGTCGTCGCGTACACGCATGCGCACTTCGACGCCGAAGACCAAACGGGCCCAGCACTACTCGCTGGACGGCAAACGGGTCCACGGCTTCAACGCCCTGTTCGCCACGGCATCGATTGATGCCGCCAAGCGCTACTACGCCGAGTTCAAAACCCAGCAGGCAACAGCGCACGCCCGACGAGCGCCTGAAGATCGCGATCATCTACTCCTACGCCCCCAACGAGGACG carries:
- a CDS encoding type I restriction endonuclease subunit R, translated to MTDRYEIVAASAQSTVVAEFEPDPSRTSAYQSEADLERALIKQLQGQAYEYLPIADEAALIANLRTQLERLNAVTFTDGEWQRFYATSIAGANEGIVDKTVRIQEDHVQVLRRDDGTSKNIHLIDKQNIHNNRLQVINQYEVEQDTGNGDGARHPNRYDVTILVNGLPLVHVELKRRGVDLREAFHQIDRYQRDSFWAGSGLFEYVQLFVISNGTLTKYYSNTTRRQHLDTRTGGRRARKTSHSFEFTSWWADATNAPIQDLTGFTKTFLAPHTLLNVLTRYCVLTAERVLLVMRPYQIVATERILNKIDIATNSKTLGTVAAGGFVWHTTGSGKTLTSFKSAQLASRVPGVDKVLFVVDRKDLDYQTMREYDRFEKGAANSNTSTAVLKRQLEDPNARIIITTIQKLATFITANAGHEIYSGHVVIIFDECHRSQFGDMHTAITKAFMRYNLFGFTGTPIFTTNAATSGNPKLRTTAQAFGCYWHGDPINCPPTPHQMAIHTYTIVDAINDKNVLPFRIDYVNTIKVPEALPGADRQVAAIDTERALLDPQRLRQVVAYTHAHFDAEDQTGPALLAGRQTGPRLQRPVRHGID